One part of the Melopsittacus undulatus isolate bMelUnd1 chromosome 17, bMelUnd1.mat.Z, whole genome shotgun sequence genome encodes these proteins:
- the CISD3 gene encoding CDGSH iron-sulfur domain-containing protein 3, mitochondrial — protein MRLPSAAALVMLVRAEGWGGLRRFQAPPGWVRVPLMRRSSGSAQPVVAAKEPFAVELQAGRTYAWCSCGHSKRQPFCDGAHKTAAPGLAPLRFTPEEDARVWLCGCKRTRTPPYCDGTHKGEAVQGAPLPPRL, from the exons ATGCGGCTGCCGAGCGCGGCCGCgctggtgatgctggtgagagCGGAGGGTTGGGGGGGGCTCCGCCGGTTCCAGGCCCCCCCGGGCTGGGTTCGGGTCCCATTGATGCGGAGGAGCTCGGGCTCTGCGCAGCCGGTGGTGGCCGCGAAGGAGCCGTTCGCGGTGGAGCTGCAGGCGGGCAGGACGTACGCGTGGTGCTCCTGCGGGCACAGCAAGCGCCAG CCGTTCTGCGACGGTGCCCACAAGACGGCGGCGCCGGGACTGGCCCCGCTGCGCTTCACCCCGGAGGAGGACGCGAGGGTCTGGCTCTGCGGCTGCAAACGCACCCGGACCCCCCCGTACTGCGACGGCACCCACAAAGGGGAGGCGGTGCAGGGGGCTCCGCTGCCCCCCCGGCTCTGA
- the LOC101872932 gene encoding acrosin-like gives MEGAALLHVLVLLSLPWMVHGYWDSCGGTCGYRPMADYYGTSRVVGGVNAHEGAWPWMVSINIPRPTGYAHICGGSLITSQWVLTAAHCFIGQNFSTEWFVLVGLTDLSVATSETQKRWIRQVIVHEYYYNVTSGFDIALMELDQPVQCGYHVQLACVPDATVRVSQLSECIVSGWGAREARTGASSRSVLQEARVRLMDISLCNSSQWYQGALQRHNLCAGYPQGGIDTCQGDSGGPLMCRDKRSNFFWVVGVTSWGHGCARAKKPGIYTSTQHFHDWILYQLGMYRSGGASAALPRWSPQHASPPPTQETMLTPTGSSISGFCSFPLRVLVEFTSRVQELLQDLLGKMSSRV, from the exons ATGGAAGGGGCAGCCTTGCTCCATGTCCTCGTCCTGCTCTCCTTGCCCTGGATGGTGCATGGCTACTGGGACAGCTGTGG AGGGACCTGCGGATACCGTCCCATGGCTGATTATTATGGGACGTCACGTGTTGTCGGAGGCGTGAATGCACACGAGGGTGCCTGGCCATGGATGGTCAGCATCAATATCCCCAGGCCCACCGGCTACGCACACATCTGCGGGGGGTCCCTCATCACCTCCCAGTGGGTCCTCACGGCTGCTCACTGCTTTATTGGGCAAAA CTTCAGCACGGAGTGGTTCGTGCTGGTCGGACTCACTGACCTGTCTGTGGCCACTTCCGAGACCCAGAAGCGCTGGATCCGGCAGGTCATTGTCCATGAGTATTACTACAACGTCACCAGCGGCTTCGACATCGCCTTGATGGAGCTGGACCAGCCGGTGCAGTGCGGGTACCACGTGCAGCTCGCCTGCGTGCCCGATGCGACGGTCAGAGTATCCCAGCTCTCTGAGTGCATCGTCAGCGGATGGGGCGCGAGGGAGGCCAGAA CGGGGGCATCGTCCCGATCCGTCCTGCAGGAGGCCAGGGTCCGCCTCATGGACATCagcctctgcaacagcagccAATGGTACCAAGGGGCTCTCCAGAGACACAACCTGTGTGCTGGGTACCCACAGGGTGGCATCGACACCTGCCAG GGTGACAGTGGTGGTCCCCTCATGTGCCGGGACAAGCGCTCCAACTTCTTCTGGGTTGTGGGGGTGACAAGCTGGGGCCATGGCTGCGCCAGGGCCAAGAAACCAGGGATCTACACCTCCACACAGCACTTCCACGACTGGATCCTGTACCAGCTGGGGATGTACCGCTCCGGGGGAGCCTCTGCAGCACTCCCGAGATGGAGCCCCCAGCAcgcctcccctcctcccacccAGGAGACGATGCTGACACCCACAGGCTCAAGCATCTCTGGCTTCTGCTCCTTTCCACTTCGGGTGCTGGTGGAGTTCACCAGTcgggtgcaggagctgctgcaggatctACTGGGGAAGATGAGTTCAAGAGTCTGA
- the LOC117437100 gene encoding acrosin-like, translated as MEGAALLRVLALLSLSWMVHGYWDSCGGTCGYRPMADYYGTSRVVGGVNAHEGAWPWMVSINIPRPTGYAHICGGSLITSQWVLTAAHCFIGQNFSTEWFVLVGLTDLSVATSETQKRWIRQVIVHEYYYNVSSGFDIALMELDQPVQCGYHVQLACVPDATVRVSQLSECIVSGWGAREARTGASSRSVLQEARVRLMDISLCNSSQWYQGALQRHNLCAGYPQGGIDTCQGDSGGPLMCRDKRSNFFWVVGVTSWGHGCARAKKPGIYTSTQHFHDWILYQLGMYRSGGASASLPRWSPQHVSPPSTQETMLTPTGSSTTGFCSFPLRVLVEFTSRVQELLQDLLGKMSSRV; from the exons ATGGAAGGGGCAGCCTTGCTCCGTGTCCTCGCCCTGCTCTCCTTGTCCTGGATGGTGCATGGCTACTGGGACAGCTGTGG AGGGACCTGCGGATACCGTCCCATGGCTGATTATTATGGGACGTCACGTGTTGTTGGGGGCGTGAATGCACACGAGGGTGCCTGGCCATGGATGGTCAGCATCAATATCCCCAGGCCCACCGGCTACGCACACATCTGCGGGGGGTCCCTCATCACCTCCCAGTGGGTCCTCACGGCTGCTCACTGCTTTATTGGGCAAAA CTTCAGCACGGAGTGGTTCGTGCTGGTCGGACTCACTGACCTGTCTGTGGCCACATCCGAGACCCAGAAGCGCTGGATCCGGCAGGTCATTGTCCATGAGTATTACTACAACGTCTCCAGTGGCTTCGACATTGCCTTGATGGAGCTGGACCAGCCGGTGCAGTGCGGGTACCACGTGCAGCTCGCCTGCGTGCCCGATGCGACGGTCAGAGTATCCCAGCTCTCTGAGTGCATCGTCAGCGGATGGGGCGCAAGGGAGGCCAGAA CGGGGGCATCGTCCCGATCCGTCCTGCAGGAGGCCAGGGTCCGCCTCATGGACATCagcctctgcaacagcagccAATGGTACCAAGGGGCTCTCCAGAGACACAACCTGTGTGCTGGGTACCCACAGGGTGGCATCGACACCTGCCAG GGTGACAGTGGTGGTCCCCTCATGTGCCGGGACAAGCGCTCCAACTTCTTCTGGGTTGTGGGGGTGACGAGCTGGGGCCACGGCTGCGCCAGGGCCAAGAAACCAGGGATCTACACCTCCACACAGCACTTCCACGACTGGATCCTGTACCAGCTGGGGATGTACCGCTCCGGGGGAGCCTCTGCATCACTCCCGAGATGGAGCCCCCAGCACGTCTCCCCTCCTTCCACCCAGGAGACGATGCTGACACCCACAGGCTCAAGCACCACTGGCTTCTGCTCCTTTCCACTTCGGGTGCTGGTGGAATTCACCAGTcgggtgcaggagctgctgcaggatctACTGGGGAAGATGAGTTCAAGAGTCTGA